In Salvelinus fontinalis isolate EN_2023a unplaced genomic scaffold, ASM2944872v1 scaffold_0002, whole genome shotgun sequence, one DNA window encodes the following:
- the LOC129841860 gene encoding regulation of nuclear pre-mRNA domain-containing protein 2-like has translation MAAGSGAVSGHGGRGALEATLDRRFQGVSNTMESIQGLSTWCIENKKYHSLIVRYWMKWLKKSDTNHRLNLFYLANDVIQNCKRKNAIVYRSAFAEVLPNAALMVKDPKVRKSVERIFTIWEERNVYPEELITQLKANLAKKEREKEKPPPPAPVNPKAALKSKIVADFIPQSFIEQLAGFKRVVEEEELRETQLTALRVDVCSTEALKRLKDKAGGNKFAKDFEEGSQKLQEFVSFLENQMPVGPPLLEALGNADVFYEMQYKEVKIVASAYKTFANRVVNLKRKLDALKSSLPGPEDSPIPSPSEDAPSPTGSDSPFLGLGGGRGGRLGFDPDLDGSAMDERDVGVVREGDNRDVEDMDLSEEDMEIANTAEKQSSSATVSKVTSSKTAAKPAPVTLIRTSTESPLKKAASSTPTPVTPSTPTSAGVSGPSGPTAPLGMNLANVDLGKISSILSSITSAMKNTAASPVSRPSPGTPTTPSGQSSSSKTPVGPTPPSPALASILSRVNVTPEGILNALSKTHTQSLSSLLRSGSSSSSAPSSHASPDSSAAKGPPTPTTPSNTKPPLTNSLKRDTPERSRGARDWEKNREASPPPPPPSLPSRSVSPPSLESKINRFLQGNPGFSLGLGDGSPLLGGDGVDGTPVRDESGGTPTQDEIMDTPGGVSSDPLGLNSDPKSLGSSIGHDLSPTAYRSDPWDAVITPTGSSSDVDFLSSSSRFQGYGAGKKAAKLKEEDSKRKISSSSLGSSKVKKDGQNSHGKSHGNNRSVEGERRASIGSRKTSSGSEEGGMSGTRDEKGKRGGDDGGGSSDGEGGQYHRIETLVSPCTEAAPFQSLGGFSNRQPTGERIQTVESIRVIGQGLRRGGGGEGGRPGGGMWYDEEGYLDAQPPSPSPQGGSDDMTSPTMPPPTSHHHLPPHPHSNHPPHPHPHGPPPQFQMPPYHGENPQGPLPSHLHHHPPPPFFNSPPPPIPRPPPPPMPQLPPPPRNFLPPSAVMVGGVLVPIDRQLPLPPQVRPDGGGDRGGMGGGPRGGKGGPTPLMSSLLGEPPKMPRPGTVKEHFAPRHAPPLHRPGTPGAPPPLLGRVKDGINLPPPSPSPSSSTPPSPSGDPLLPRPQAPPLQHPPASPPAQPRHPNPNHPHRPSPPLLRLPSPNPRPPINSIPQRPLLHPRGPPVHPHLNRDPPMFHGGKRPGPPFGGGRGGSFYPPKRPFLPPRY, from the exons CGGACACCAACCACCGTCTGAATCTGTTCTATCTAGCCAATGATGTAATCCAGAACTGCAAGAGAAAGAACGCCATCGTCTACCGCTCAGCCTTCGCTGAGGTGCTCCCCAACGCTGCACTAATGGTCAA AGACCCGAAGGTGCGTAAGTCAGTGGAGCGGATCTTCACTATTTGGGAGGAGAGGAACGTCTATCCTGAGGAACTCATCACCCAGCTCAAAGCCAACCtggccaagaaggagagggagaaagagaagccTCCTCCACCAG CCCCAGTCAACCCCAAAGCTGCCCTGAAGTCCAAGATTGTGGCTGATTTCATA ccccagTCGTTCATCGAGCAGCTGGCGGGCTTCAAacgggtggtggaggaggaggagctgagagAGACCCAGCTGACAGCTCTCAGAGTGGACGTCTGCAGCACGGAGGCCCTCAAGAGACTCAAAG ACAAGGCCGGAGGGAACAAGTTTGCCAAGGACTTTGAAGAGGGCAGTCAGAAGCTGCAGGAGTTTGTCAGTTTCCTGGAGAACCAGATGCCTGTTGGGCCCCCTCTGCTGGAGGCTCTGGGAAACGCAGACGTCTTCTATGAGATGCAATACAAGGAAGTCAAGATCGTGGCCAGC GCCTACAAAACCTTTGCCAACCGTGTGGTCAACCTCAAACGTAAACTGGATGCCCTCAAGTCCTCCCTTCCCGGTCCCGAGgactctcccatcccctccccctcTGAGGACGCTCCCTCACCCACCGGCTCTGACTCCCCCTTCCTGGGGCTGGGAGGAGGCAGAGGGGGTAGGCTGGGCTTTGACCCGGACCTGGATGGGAGTGCCATGGACGAGAGGGACGTGGGGGttgtgagagagggggacaacAGAGATGTGGAGGACATGGATCTGTCTGAGGAGGACATGGAGATAGCCAACACAG CTGAGAAGCAGTCGTCATCAGCCACCGTTTCCAAGGTGACCAGCTCCAAGACCGCAGCGAAACCCGCCCCTGTCACACTCATTCGAACCTCCACCGAATCCCCTCTCAAAAAGGCAGCCTCGTCTACCCCCACGCCAGTGACCCCCAGCACCCCTACGAGTGCGGGTGTGAGTGGTCCTAGCGGTCCGACCGCTCCTCTGGGAATGAACCTGGCCAACGTGGACCTAGGCAAGATCAGCTCCATACTGAGCAGTATCACATCAGCCATGAagaacacag cagCCAGCCCTGTGTCTCGCCCCTCCCCTGGAACTCCCACCACCCCCTCTGGCCAATCATCTTCCTCCAAAACGCCAGTTGGCCCCACCCCTCCTAGCCCAGCCCTGGCCAGCATCCTGTCCAGAGTGAACGTCACCCCTGAAGGCATCCTCAACGCCCTGTCAAAGACCCACACACAGA gtCTGTCCTCTCTGCTGAGGTCTGgtagctcctcctcctctgccccctcctccCATGCCTCCCCAGACTCCTCAGCAGCCAAGGGCCCCCCCACACCCACCACTCCGAGCAACACCAAACCCCCCCTGACCAACAGTCTCAAACGAGACACAcctgagaggagcagaggagccaGGGATTGGGAGAAAAACCGAGAggcttcccctcctcctcctcctccctctctccctagccGCTCTGTGTCTCCTCCCAGCCTAGAGTCTAAGATCAACCGTTTCCTCCAGGGGAACCCAGGGTTCAGTCTGGGCCTGGGGGATGGGAGCCCTCTGCTGGGGGGAGACGGGGTAGACGGGACCCCCGTCAGGGATGAGAGCGGGGGCACCCCCACCCAGGACGAAATCATGGACACACCAGGGGGTGTCTCCTCCGACCCCCTTGGCCTCAACAGTGACCCCAAGAGCTTAGGCTCATCCATAGGTCATGATCTTTCACCCACAGCCTACCGCAGTGACCCTTGGGACGCCGTCATCACCCCAACAGGAAGCAGCAGCGACGTggacttcctctcttcctcttctcgtTTCCAAGGCTACGGAGCGGGGAAGAAGGCCGCCAAGCTGAAGGAGGAAGATTCGAAGAGGAAGATTAGCTCTTCATCACTGGGAAGCAGCAAGGTCAAGAAGGATGGACAGAACAGTCACGGAAAGAGTCACGGGAACAACAGATCAGtcgaaggagagaggagagcgtcCATAGGTTCTCGCAAGACCAGCAGCgggtcagaggagggaggaatGAGTGGAACGAGGGATGAaaagggaaagaggggaggagatgatggTGGGGGCTCATCTGACGGGGAGGGGGGGCAGTACCACCGTATCGAGACTCTGGTGTCGCCTTGCACAGAGGCAGCACCTTTCCAATCACTGGGGGGCTTCTCAAACCGCCAGCCAACCGGAGAGCGCATCCAGACGGTGGAAAGTATCCGCGTGATTGGCCAAGGGCTGCGTCGCGGTGgtggaggagaaggggggaggcCAGGCGGAGGGATGTGGTACGATGAGGAAGGGTACCTGGATGCCCAGCCCCCCTCACCTTCCCCTCAGGGCGGCTCTGACGACATGACTTCACCCACCATGCCTCCCCCgacctcacaccaccaccttcctcctcatcctcattcTAATCACCCTCCCCACCCTCATCCGCACGGCCCCCCACCCCAGTTTCAGATGCCCCCCTACCATGGGGAGAACCCCCAGGGTCCCCTCCCCTCACACCTCCACCatcacccccctcctcccttcttcaactcccctcctccacccatccCACGCCCTCCACCCCCTCCCATGCCCCAGCTCCCTCCACCCCCGCGCAACTTCCTTCCTCCCTCGGCAGTCATGGTAGGTGGGGTTCTAGTCCCAATTGACCGCCAACTGCCCCTCCCTCCCCAGGTCCGCCCAGACGGAGGAGGAGACCGAGGGGGGATGGGAGGGGGACCCAGGGGGGGTAAAGGTGGCCCCACTCCCCTCATGTCCTCTCTGTTAGGGGAGCCCCCTAAAATGCCTCGTCCCGGCACAGTTAAAGAGCATTTCGCTCCCCGCCACGCACCCCCTCTCCACCGCCCCGGCACCCCCGGTGCCCCGCCTCCCTTATTGGGCCGTGTCAAGGATggcatcaaccttcctcctccatccccctctccctcctcctccacccctccctctccctcaggcGACCCCCTGCTTCCTCGCCCCCAAGCTCCTCCGCTCCAGCACCCTCCAGCTAGCCCGCCTGCCCAGCCCCGACACCCCAACCCCAACCATCCCCACCGTCCCTCGCCCCCCCTCCTTCGCCTACCCTCCCCCAACCCCCGCCCCCCAATCAACTCCATCCCCCAGAGACCTCTACTCCACCCCCGCGGCCCCCCTGTCCACCCGCACCTAAACCGAGATCCACCCATGTTCCACGGGGGCAAGCGTCCTGGCCCTCCATTCGGCGGGGGCCGAGGAGGTTCCTTCTACCCCCCCAAGAGACCTTTCTTACCCCCACGCTATTGA